From Streptomyces sp. NBC_00775, one genomic window encodes:
- a CDS encoding DegT/DnrJ/EryC1/StrS family aminotransferase, producing the protein MLRAAGVGAGDEVIVPAFGNVEVAEAVTQAGATVVFADIDPATYCLDARAVESAVTPRSAALVVVHRFGRTADMVRLREVGQRLGLLLLEQGESEAPYDEIAQRRERAAYLDGRLSGVWTPDGGDGHTYQQYVVRVPGNGRPDRDAFARAVRARGVECRVPVKTPVHRMPAFRRDVHLPETERAADETLALPVDASLTKREMHRIVSACNALGGLLQPAF; encoded by the coding sequence ATGCTCAGGGCCGCGGGTGTCGGAGCCGGTGACGAGGTCATCGTGCCGGCGTTCGGGAACGTCGAGGTCGCCGAGGCCGTGACGCAGGCCGGTGCGACGGTTGTCTTCGCCGACATAGACCCGGCGACCTACTGCCTGGACGCGAGGGCGGTCGAGTCCGCCGTAACTCCCCGGTCGGCGGCTCTGGTTGTCGTGCACCGCTTCGGGCGGACGGCAGACATGGTGCGGCTGCGGGAGGTTGGGCAGCGGCTCGGCCTCCTGCTGCTGGAGCAGGGTGAGTCCGAGGCGCCGTACGACGAGATCGCGCAGCGCAGGGAGCGGGCCGCGTATCTGGACGGGCGGCTCAGCGGCGTGTGGACGCCTGACGGCGGTGATGGGCACACGTACCAGCAGTACGTCGTGCGGGTGCCGGGCAATGGGCGGCCGGACCGGGACGCCTTCGCACGGGCCGTACGGGCTCGGGGAGTTGAGTGCCGGGTGCCGGTGAAGACGCCGGTGCACCGCATGCCCGCGTTCCGTCGGGACGTGCATCTTCCGGAGACCGAGCGGGCCGCGGACGAGACCCTCGCGCTGCCCGTGGACGCGTCGTTGACGAAGCGGGAGATGCATCGGATCGTCTCCGCGTGCAATGCGCTGGGCGGATTGCTGCAGCCCGCCTTCTGA
- a CDS encoding ribonuclease J, with protein sequence MSHPHPELGAPPVLPKGGLRVTPLGGLGEIGRNMTVFEYGGRLLIVDCGVLFPEEEQPGIDLILPDFTSIRDRLDDIEGIVLTHGHEDHIGGVPFLLREKPDIPLIGSKLTLALIEAKLQEHRIRPYTLEVAEGHRERIGPFDCEFVAVNHSIPDALAVAIRTPAGMVVHTGDFKMDQLPLDRRLTDLHAFARLSEEGIDLLLSDSTNAEVPGFVPPERDISNVLRQVFAGAHKRIIVASFASHVHRIQQILDAAHEYGRRVAFVGRSMVRNMGIARDLGYLKVPPGLVVDVKTLDDLPDHQIVLVCTGSQGEPMAALSRMANRDHQIRIVQGDTVILASSLIPGNENAVYRVINGLTRWGANVVHKGNAKVHVSGHASAGELLYFYNICKPRNLMPVHGEWRHLRANAELGALTGVPHDRIVIAEDGVVVDLIEGKAKISGKVQAGYVYVDGLSVGDVGEPALKDRKILGDEGIISVFVVMDSSTGKITGGPHVQARGSGIDDSAFGDVIPRVREVLEKSAQDGVVEPHQMQQLIRRTLGKWVSDNYRRRPMILPVVVEV encoded by the coding sequence TTGAGTCATCCGCATCCTGAACTCGGCGCACCGCCGGTGCTCCCGAAGGGTGGCCTGCGGGTCACCCCGCTCGGCGGCCTCGGTGAAATCGGCCGAAACATGACCGTCTTCGAGTACGGCGGTCGCCTGTTGATCGTCGACTGCGGAGTGCTCTTCCCAGAGGAGGAGCAGCCCGGAATCGACCTGATCCTGCCGGACTTCACGTCCATCAGGGACCGCCTCGACGACATCGAGGGCATCGTCCTCACGCACGGCCACGAGGACCACATCGGCGGTGTCCCGTTCCTTCTCCGCGAGAAGCCGGACATCCCGCTGATCGGCTCCAAGCTGACCCTCGCCCTGATCGAGGCGAAGCTCCAGGAGCACCGCATCCGGCCGTACACGCTCGAGGTGGCCGAGGGTCATCGCGAGCGCATCGGCCCCTTCGACTGCGAGTTCGTCGCGGTCAACCACTCCATCCCGGACGCCCTCGCGGTCGCCATCCGCACGCCTGCGGGCATGGTGGTCCACACCGGCGACTTCAAGATGGACCAGCTCCCGCTGGACCGCCGCCTCACGGACCTGCACGCGTTCGCACGGCTGAGCGAGGAGGGCATCGACCTCCTTCTCTCGGACTCCACGAACGCCGAGGTCCCGGGCTTTGTCCCGCCCGAGCGCGACATCTCGAACGTGCTGCGCCAGGTCTTCGCCGGCGCACACAAGCGGATCATCGTGGCGAGCTTCGCCAGCCACGTCCACCGCATTCAGCAGATCCTTGACGCGGCTCATGAGTACGGCCGCCGGGTCGCCTTCGTCGGCCGCTCGATGGTCCGCAACATGGGCATCGCACGGGATCTCGGCTACCTCAAGGTCCCGCCGGGCCTGGTGGTCGACGTCAAGACGCTGGACGACCTCCCGGACCACCAGATCGTGCTCGTCTGCACGGGTTCCCAGGGCGAGCCGATGGCGGCCCTGTCGAGGATGGCCAACCGCGACCACCAGATCCGGATCGTCCAGGGCGACACGGTGATCCTGGCGTCGTCCCTGATCCCCGGCAACGAGAACGCGGTCTACCGCGTCATCAACGGCCTGACCCGCTGGGGCGCGAACGTCGTCCACAAGGGCAACGCCAAGGTGCATGTTTCCGGCCATGCCTCCGCGGGCGAGCTCCTGTACTTCTACAACATCTGCAAGCCGCGGAACCTGATGCCGGTCCACGGCGAATGGCGCCACCTGCGCGCCAACGCCGAACTGGGCGCCCTCACCGGTGTCCCGCACGACCGCATCGTGATCGCCGAGGACGGCGTCGTCGTCGACCTCATCGAGGGCAAGGCCAAGATCTCCGGCAAGGTCCAGGCGGGATACGTGTACGTCGACGGCCTCTCGGTCGGCGACGTCGGCGAGCCCGCGCTCAAGGACCGCAAGATCCTCGGTGACGAGGGCATCATCTCGGTCTTCGTGGTGATGGACTCCAGCACCGGCAAGATCACCGGCGGCCCGCACGTCCAGGCCCGGGGTTCCGGCATCGACGACTCCGCCTTCGGGGACGTCATCCCGAGGGTCAGGGAAGTCCTGGAGAAGTCGGCCCAGGACGGCGTCGTCGAGCCCCACCAGATGCAGCAGCTCATCCGCCGCACGCTGGGCAAGTGGGTCTCGGACAACTACCGCCGACGCCCGATGATCCTCCCGGTCGTCGTCGAGGTCTGA
- the dapA gene encoding 4-hydroxy-tetrahydrodipicolinate synthase, with amino-acid sequence MAPTSTPQTPFGRVLTAMVTPFTADGALDLDGAQRLATHLVDAGNDGLIINGTTGESPTTSDAEKSDLVRAVLEAVGDRAHIVAGVGTNDTHHSIELARAAEKTGAHGLLTVTPYYNKPPQEGLYRHFTAIADATELPVMLYDIPGRSGVPINTETLVRLADHPRIVANKDAKGDLGRASWAIARSGLAWYSGDDMLNLPLLSVGAVGFVSVVGHVVTPELRAMLDAYVSGDVQKATEIHQKLLPVFTGMFRTQGVMTTKAALALQGLPAGPLRAPMVELSAEETAQLKIDLAAGGVEL; translated from the coding sequence ATGGCTCCGACCTCCACTCCGCAGACCCCCTTCGGGCGGGTCCTCACCGCCATGGTCACGCCTTTCACGGCGGACGGCGCACTCGACCTCGACGGCGCTCAGCGGCTCGCTACCCACCTGGTGGACGCAGGCAACGACGGCCTGATCATCAACGGCACCACCGGTGAGTCCCCGACCACCAGCGACGCGGAGAAATCGGATCTCGTACGAGCCGTACTGGAGGCGGTGGGCGACCGAGCCCATATCGTCGCCGGCGTCGGTACGAACGACACCCACCACAGCATCGAGTTGGCCCGCGCCGCCGAGAAGACCGGCGCGCACGGCCTGCTGACCGTGACGCCGTACTACAACAAGCCCCCGCAGGAGGGCCTCTACCGGCACTTCACGGCCATCGCCGACGCGACCGAACTTCCGGTGATGCTCTACGACATCCCCGGCCGCAGCGGCGTACCGATCAACACCGAAACGCTGGTGCGGCTCGCCGACCACCCGCGTATCGTCGCGAACAAGGACGCCAAGGGGGACCTCGGCCGGGCCAGCTGGGCCATCGCCCGCTCCGGCCTCGCCTGGTACTCCGGCGATGACATGCTGAACCTGCCGCTGCTCTCCGTGGGCGCGGTCGGCTTCGTCTCCGTCGTGGGCCATGTCGTCACCCCGGAGCTGCGTGCCATGCTCGACGCGTATGTCTCGGGTGACGTGCAGAAGGCGACCGAGATCCACCAGAAGCTGCTCCCCGTCTTCACCGGCATGTTCCGCACCCAGGGCGTCATGACGACCAAGGCAGCGCTCGCCCTCCAGGGCCTGCCCGCCGGACCGCTGCGCGCCCCGATGGTCGAGCTGTCGGCCGAGGAGACCGCCCAGCTCAAGATCGATCTTGCCGCCGGCGGGGTAGAGCTCTAA
- the thyX gene encoding FAD-dependent thymidylate synthase — translation MTDTPADDLKPSFRSDVTVELIKHTASDADVLFAARVSTAGEQSLDELKKDPERSKGLINYLMRDRHGSPFEHNSMTFFISAPIFVFREFMRHRVGWSYNEESGRYRELEPVFYVPDESRKLVQEGRPGKYVFVEGTQAQQELTGRVMEDSYRQAYEAYQEMLAAGVAREVARAVLPVGLFSSMYATCNARSLMHFLGLRTQHELAKVPSFPQREIEMVGEKMEAEWAKLMPLTYAAFNGNGRVAP, via the coding sequence GTGACCGACACCCCCGCCGACGACCTCAAGCCCAGCTTCCGCAGCGATGTCACCGTCGAGCTGATCAAGCACACGGCGTCCGACGCCGATGTGCTGTTCGCCGCCCGTGTCTCCACCGCCGGGGAGCAGTCCCTGGACGAGCTGAAGAAGGACCCGGAGCGGTCCAAGGGCCTGATCAACTACCTGATGCGGGACCGGCACGGCAGCCCCTTCGAGCACAACTCGATGACGTTCTTCATCAGTGCCCCGATCTTCGTCTTCCGCGAGTTCATGCGGCACCGCGTGGGCTGGTCGTACAACGAGGAATCGGGTCGGTACAGGGAGCTCGAGCCCGTCTTCTACGTCCCGGACGAGTCCCGCAAGCTGGTCCAGGAGGGCCGCCCCGGCAAGTACGTCTTCGTCGAGGGCACCCAGGCCCAGCAGGAGCTCACGGGCCGTGTGATGGAGGACTCATACCGGCAGGCGTACGAGGCGTACCAGGAGATGCTCGCCGCCGGCGTAGCCCGCGAGGTCGCCCGTGCGGTCCTGCCGGTCGGCCTCTTCTCCTCGATGTACGCCACGTGCAACGCCCGCTCGCTGATGCACTTCCTGGGCCTGCGCACCCAGCATGAGCTGGCCAAAGTCCCGTCCTTCCCGCAGCGCGAGATCGAGATGGTCGGGGAGAAGATGGAAGCGGAGTGGGCCAAGCTCATGCCGCTCACGTACGCCGCCTTCAACGGCAACGGGCGCGTGGCGCCGTAG
- a CDS encoding tetratricopeptide repeat protein gives MRAKITYAVTAAVLVVYFVLVGSRGVMLIQNGTLITVTFGVAVLILPVIGIWFLWKNTQFVRKANRLASELDAEGGLPVDELRRTTGGRIDRDSADEVFAKRKAETEDAPDDWRSWFRLAIAYHDARDTPRARKAMQRAIALHEGRPVEA, from the coding sequence ATGCGCGCGAAGATCACCTATGCCGTCACGGCAGCCGTCCTGGTCGTCTACTTCGTCCTGGTCGGCAGCCGAGGCGTGATGCTCATCCAAAACGGCACCCTGATCACTGTCACCTTCGGTGTCGCGGTGCTGATCCTGCCGGTCATCGGCATCTGGTTTCTCTGGAAGAACACCCAGTTCGTCCGGAAGGCCAACCGGCTCGCCTCCGAGCTGGATGCCGAAGGCGGCCTGCCCGTCGACGAGTTGAGGCGCACCACCGGTGGCCGCATCGACCGTGACTCCGCCGACGAGGTCTTCGCCAAGCGCAAGGCCGAGACCGAGGACGCCCCGGACGACTGGCGCAGCTGGTTCCGCCTCGCGATCGCCTATCACGACGCCCGCGACACCCCGCGCGCCCGCAAGGCGATGCAGCGGGCCATCGCCCTGCACGAGGGCAGGCCGGTGGAGGCCTGA
- the dapB gene encoding 4-hydroxy-tetrahydrodipicolinate reductase — protein MSKLRVAVLGAKGRIGAEAVRAVEAAEDMELVAALGRGDKLETLVDAGAQVVVELTTPASVMGNLDFCVRHGIHAVVGTTGWTDERLAQLNTSLAASPETGVLIAPNFSIGAVLTMKFAEVAAPYFESVEVVELHHPNKVDAPSGTATRTAQLIAAARERAGSAPQPDATVTGLDGARGANVDGVPVHAVRLRGLLAHQEVLLGGEGETLTIRHDSLHHSSFMPGILLGVRRVVTTPGLTFGLEHFLDLG, from the coding sequence ATGAGCAAGCTGCGCGTGGCGGTCCTCGGTGCCAAGGGCCGCATCGGAGCCGAGGCGGTACGAGCCGTCGAGGCCGCCGAGGACATGGAGCTGGTGGCCGCGCTCGGCCGGGGCGACAAACTGGAGACGCTGGTCGACGCGGGCGCCCAGGTCGTCGTCGAACTGACCACGCCGGCCTCCGTCATGGGCAACCTCGACTTCTGCGTGCGCCACGGCATCCACGCGGTGGTCGGTACGACGGGCTGGACCGACGAGCGCCTGGCGCAGCTCAACACCTCGCTGGCCGCGTCCCCGGAGACGGGCGTGCTCATCGCGCCCAACTTCTCCATCGGGGCCGTGCTGACCATGAAGTTCGCCGAGGTCGCCGCGCCGTACTTCGAGTCCGTCGAGGTCGTCGAACTGCACCACCCGAACAAGGTGGACGCCCCCAGCGGCACCGCCACGCGCACCGCTCAGCTCATCGCGGCGGCCCGGGAGCGAGCGGGCAGCGCCCCGCAGCCCGACGCCACGGTGACGGGCCTGGACGGCGCCCGTGGCGCGAACGTCGACGGGGTGCCGGTGCACGCGGTCCGCCTGCGCGGTCTGCTGGCCCACCAGGAGGTCCTGCTCGGTGGCGAGGGCGAGACCCTCACCATCCGCCACGACTCCCTCCACCACAGCAGCTTCATGCCGGGCATCCTGCTCGGCGTACGCCGCGTGGTGACCACGCCGGGCCTCACCTTCGGCCTGGAACACTTCCTGGACCTCGGCTGA